From a region of the Polyangia bacterium genome:
- a CDS encoding TPM domain-containing protein: MLMRAVAFAFALTATVATSAVAATPAIPDMPTAFVTDRAGLLSANVVGKLSTRLAAYQTATGHQILVYVDHTTAGIPIEDWATKAFEKWRVGRRGFDDGAIVFLFVDDRRLRIEVGYGLEGQVPDALAGRIINEEIAPRLKAGDGDGAVTAGVESLIAAIGGDPGGAANQGPLPTPIPGWLLVVGGILVALMIGGLVTHPALAAWLLINIASGRGGRGGGFSGGGFGGGGFSGGGGRSGGGGASGSW, translated from the coding sequence ATGCTCATGCGCGCGGTCGCCTTCGCCTTCGCCCTCACGGCGACGGTGGCGACGTCAGCCGTGGCGGCGACGCCGGCGATACCGGACATGCCGACGGCATTCGTCACCGATCGCGCCGGGCTCTTGTCGGCGAACGTCGTCGGCAAACTGTCCACGCGCCTGGCGGCCTATCAGACCGCCACTGGACATCAGATCCTGGTCTACGTCGACCATACGACGGCGGGTATCCCCATCGAGGATTGGGCCACGAAGGCTTTTGAGAAATGGCGCGTGGGCCGACGCGGCTTCGATGACGGCGCCATTGTGTTTCTCTTCGTTGACGATCGACGCCTGCGCATCGAGGTGGGCTACGGACTTGAAGGCCAAGTGCCCGATGCTCTGGCGGGACGAATCATCAATGAAGAGATTGCCCCTCGATTGAAGGCGGGCGATGGCGACGGCGCGGTGACCGCCGGAGTCGAGAGCCTGATCGCCGCCATCGGCGGTGACCCCGGTGGGGCAGCGAATCAAGGTCCGTTGCCCACACCAATTCCCGGTTGGTTGTTGGTGGTGGGCGGCATCTTGGTGGCGCTGATGATCGGCGGTTTGGTCACGCATCCCGCGCTGGCGGCCTGGTTGCTCATCAACATCGCTTCCGGGCGGGGCGGTCGAGGCGGGGGCTTTTCCGGTGGTGGATTCGGGGGCGGCGGATTTTCGGGCGGCGGCGGCCGCTCCGGTGGCGGGGGCGCGTCGGGATCATGGTGA
- a CDS encoding TPM domain-containing protein produces the protein MVTPRQIHGIDVALVKAAICRAERLTSGEIRVAVARYYFWGKVDRAAQHAFKRLRIAHTRQRNGVLIFVAPRRRQLAVIGDVGINARVPAAFWRELVDTVGAHSKKGDLTAGLVDAVARVGTILAETFPPLPGVNVNELPDTVVALP, from the coding sequence ATGGTGACGCCGCGACAAATCCACGGGATCGACGTGGCCCTGGTGAAGGCGGCGATCTGCCGCGCGGAACGCCTGACCTCAGGTGAAATTCGCGTCGCGGTGGCGCGGTACTATTTCTGGGGCAAGGTTGATCGCGCCGCCCAGCATGCGTTCAAGCGCTTGCGGATCGCCCACACCCGACAGCGAAACGGCGTCCTGATCTTCGTGGCGCCGCGGCGCCGTCAGCTGGCGGTGATCGGTGACGTCGGGATCAACGCGCGGGTGCCGGCGGCGTTCTGGCGCGAGCTGGTGGACACCGTCGGCGCTCATTCAAAAAAGGGAGATCTGACCGCCGGTCTGGTCGACGCGGTGGCGCGGGTGGGGACGATTCTGGCGGAGACCTTCCCCCCGTTGCCCGGCGTCAACGTGAACGAGCTTCCCGACACCGTGGTCGCGTTGCCCTAA
- a CDS encoding zinc-binding dehydrogenase, which translates to MRAAVFQGKGKIGIREVPRRQPSVGEALIKVTLTTICGTDVHILKGEYPVREGLIVGHEPVGVIEALGPGVTGYAVGDRVIAGAITPCGQCRACLSGQGSQCGHGGDGYEAIGGWRFGNTIDGCQAEYVLVPNAQANLAKIPDGLSDEEVLLCPDIMSTGFSAAEHGHVRLGDAVAVFAEGPIGLCATAGAKLCGAALVIGVDSVPKRLDMARRMGADVVLNYKEQDVVAEIKRLTGGGVDVAIEALGTGPTFENALRSIRPGGALSSLGVYSGHLTLPLDAFAAGLGDHTIVTSLCPGGKERMRRLMSIVAAKRFPFCDLVTHSFRLAEIETAYDLFAHQRDGVMKVAIRP; encoded by the coding sequence ATGCGGGCGGCAGTATTTCAAGGAAAAGGAAAGATCGGTATTCGCGAGGTTCCGCGTCGGCAACCGAGTGTCGGCGAGGCTCTCATCAAGGTCACGTTGACCACCATCTGTGGAACCGACGTGCACATCTTGAAGGGCGAGTACCCCGTGCGCGAAGGATTGATCGTGGGACACGAACCGGTGGGAGTCATCGAGGCGCTGGGACCTGGTGTCACCGGTTACGCCGTCGGCGATCGCGTGATCGCCGGCGCCATCACGCCGTGCGGGCAATGTCGCGCGTGCCTGTCAGGGCAAGGGTCGCAGTGCGGCCACGGCGGCGACGGCTATGAGGCCATCGGCGGTTGGCGGTTCGGCAACACCATCGACGGCTGTCAGGCCGAGTACGTGCTGGTTCCGAACGCGCAGGCCAACCTGGCCAAGATCCCCGACGGGCTTTCTGACGAAGAGGTCCTGTTGTGCCCGGACATCATGTCGACCGGGTTTTCCGCCGCCGAACACGGCCACGTCCGCCTGGGCGATGCCGTGGCGGTGTTCGCCGAAGGACCGATCGGCCTGTGCGCCACGGCGGGCGCCAAGCTTTGTGGCGCGGCGCTGGTCATCGGCGTCGATAGCGTCCCCAAACGACTGGACATGGCGCGCCGGATGGGCGCTGACGTCGTGCTGAACTACAAGGAGCAAGATGTCGTGGCCGAGATCAAACGTCTGACCGGCGGAGGCGTGGACGTCGCCATCGAAGCGCTGGGCACGGGTCCGACCTTCGAGAATGCCCTGCGCAGCATCCGTCCCGGCGGGGCCCTGTCCAGCCTGGGCGTCTATTCAGGGCATTTGACCCTGCCGCTGGACGCGTTCGCGGCCGGATTGGGCGATCACACCATCGTGACGTCGCTGTGTCCGGGCGGTAAAGAACGCATGCGTCGACTGATGTCCATCGTGGCCGCCAAGCGATTCCCGTTCTGCGATCTGGTCACGCATTCTTTCCGACTGGCGGAGATCGAGACCGCCTACGATCTCTTCGCGCATCAGCGCGACGGCGTCATGAAGGTCGCCATCAGACCATAA
- a CDS encoding ISL3 family transposase: MFVLKLTRVTRASTGPFGIVATVAPATRVPICSGCMHRARWAYDRDRREWRHLDASGMETTLRYDLRRVDCRRCGVRTELVPWADTGSRFTRDFEDHVAYLAQGTDRTTVATTMRIAWRTVGSIVARVVARLRSGDSLDALEHIGVDELSYRKHHEYITVVLDHGAGRVVWAAPGKNAATLKEFFAALGAARSAKLKTVTMDMSQAYINAVRACAPNARIVFDRFHVQRLAHDALDEVRRDQMRKLVGTDEGKSIKKTRWALHKNPWNLTGLEHDRIAQVQRANRPLYRAYLLKESLAGILGRHQLHVARTKLHEWIAWAARSRLPPFKKLAKTIRRHLDGILGHIATGLSNGPVEGLNGKIRTITRRAYGFHNAGNLIAFIFLCCTGLILRPVFKTPVSHPLEC; this comes from the coding sequence ATGTTTGTGTTGAAACTGACCCGCGTGACCCGAGCGAGCACCGGCCCGTTTGGCATCGTGGCCACCGTGGCACCGGCGACCCGCGTGCCGATCTGCTCGGGCTGCATGCACCGCGCGCGATGGGCCTACGACAGGGACCGACGCGAGTGGCGCCACCTGGATGCCAGCGGGATGGAGACCACGCTGCGCTATGACCTGCGGCGCGTCGATTGTCGTCGCTGCGGCGTGCGTACCGAGTTGGTGCCATGGGCGGACACGGGCTCGCGGTTCACGCGCGACTTCGAGGACCACGTCGCCTACCTCGCCCAGGGCACGGACCGCACGACGGTCGCCACGACGATGAGGATCGCCTGGAGGACGGTGGGCAGCATCGTCGCCCGCGTCGTCGCTCGCCTGCGCTCGGGCGACAGCCTCGACGCCTTGGAGCATATCGGCGTCGACGAGCTGTCCTATCGGAAACACCACGAGTACATCACCGTAGTGCTCGACCACGGCGCCGGCCGCGTCGTCTGGGCGGCGCCGGGAAAGAACGCGGCGACGCTCAAGGAGTTCTTCGCCGCGCTCGGAGCTGCGCGGTCCGCGAAGCTCAAGACGGTCACCATGGACATGTCGCAGGCGTACATCAACGCCGTGCGCGCGTGCGCCCCGAACGCGCGCATCGTGTTCGATCGCTTTCACGTCCAGCGACTCGCACACGACGCCCTCGACGAGGTTCGGCGCGACCAAATGCGCAAGCTCGTCGGTACCGACGAGGGCAAGTCGATCAAGAAGACCCGCTGGGCGCTGCACAAGAATCCCTGGAACCTGACCGGCCTCGAACACGACAGGATCGCGCAGGTGCAACGCGCCAACCGGCCGCTCTACCGCGCCTATTTGCTCAAGGAGTCGCTTGCCGGGATCCTCGGGCGCCATCAACTCCACGTCGCCCGCACCAAGCTCCACGAATGGATCGCGTGGGCAGCACGATCGCGACTCCCCCCGTTCAAGAAGCTCGCGAAGACGATCCGCCGACACCTCGACGGCATCCTCGGTCACATCGCGACTGGGCTCAGCAACGGTCCCGTCGAGGGCCTCAACGGCAAGATCAGAACGATTACCCGCCGCGCCTACGGCTTTCACAACGCCGGCAACCTCATCGCCTTCATCTTCCTCTGTTGCACCGGGCTCATCCTCCGTCCCGTCTTCAAGACGCCCGTTTCACACCCACTCGAATGTTAG
- a CDS encoding DUF1552 domain-containing protein, with translation MAKRTDLTRRTAMAALGLGLAAPLAFRSSRLARAQAIPRPPRLFIFFIPHGVPWEHFDPVGASGALDFNASGIGGFSPLEPYRQSVTVLRGVAMANDAHDHNAIRAALTGFPEGGTVDSIDYTIAKSLGVRPHVLGAYPYAPANGFTQDSYLAKHGGAWVRALESPLAAADELFGGAAAGGASATPAVDETAFEQEALALAQAQVARLAQNVTGLAAEQSKLGIHRQALRSLATAPAPIATACPTRPTLPASSALAGVDPLDPTAFGHVLDAHLEVAANAMVCGAARVITLQAMFARCDLRFDFLGGPGIPAEHHLGLSHVVDPREPYARAQQWLIGRLAAKLLAVLAQPDPLDPAHSVLDNSIVYVLSEISDGSAHNSDAEPLMIGSLPSLYTYLPQVLIGGGAGYFKPGGQVVQVQDERPHTDVLATIAAAMGARLSDIGGQAVSEIEELKA, from the coding sequence ATGGCGAAACGCACTGATCTGACGCGCAGGACGGCGATGGCGGCGCTCGGGCTTGGGCTGGCGGCGCCGCTCGCCTTTCGCTCGTCGCGGCTGGCGCGCGCCCAGGCCATCCCGCGTCCGCCGCGCCTGTTCATCTTCTTCATCCCGCATGGCGTGCCGTGGGAGCACTTCGATCCCGTGGGAGCAAGCGGCGCGCTCGACTTCAACGCCAGCGGCATCGGCGGCTTCTCGCCGCTCGAGCCGTATCGCCAGTCGGTGACGGTGTTGCGCGGTGTTGCGATGGCCAACGACGCCCACGATCACAACGCCATCCGCGCGGCGCTGACGGGTTTCCCCGAAGGCGGCACCGTGGACTCGATCGACTACACGATCGCGAAGTCGCTGGGGGTCAGGCCCCACGTGCTGGGCGCTTACCCGTACGCGCCCGCCAATGGGTTCACGCAGGACTCGTACCTTGCCAAACACGGAGGGGCCTGGGTCCGGGCGCTCGAAAGCCCGCTGGCGGCAGCCGATGAACTGTTCGGAGGCGCGGCGGCGGGCGGCGCGTCCGCGACGCCCGCCGTGGACGAGACGGCGTTCGAGCAGGAAGCGCTCGCGCTCGCGCAGGCGCAGGTCGCGCGCCTCGCGCAAAACGTGACGGGCCTCGCCGCCGAGCAGAGCAAGCTCGGCATTCACCGGCAGGCTCTGCGGAGCCTTGCCACCGCGCCCGCGCCGATCGCCACGGCGTGCCCGACGCGGCCGACGCTGCCGGCGTCCAGCGCGCTCGCGGGCGTCGACCCGCTAGACCCGACCGCGTTCGGGCACGTGCTCGACGCCCACCTCGAGGTCGCGGCGAACGCGATGGTGTGTGGCGCGGCGCGCGTCATCACGCTGCAGGCGATGTTCGCCCGCTGCGACTTGCGGTTCGACTTTCTGGGCGGCCCCGGCATCCCGGCCGAGCATCACCTGGGCCTTTCACACGTCGTCGATCCGCGCGAGCCCTACGCCCGCGCGCAGCAGTGGCTCATCGGCCGGCTGGCGGCCAAGCTGCTCGCTGTCCTGGCGCAGCCGGATCCGCTCGACCCGGCCCACTCGGTGCTCGACAACAGCATTGTCTACGTCTTGAGCGAGATCTCCGACGGTAGCGCCCACAACTCCGACGCCGAGCCGCTCATGATCGGCAGCCTGCCTTCGCTTTACACGTACCTGCCGCAGGTGCTGATCGGCGGCGGCGCTGGTTACTTCAAGCCCGGAGGCCAGGTCGTACAAGTGCAGGACGAACGGCCGCACACCGACGTGCTGGCGACCATCGCGGCGGCCATGGGCGCGCGGCTGAGCGACATCGGCGGGCAAGCCGTCTCTGAAATCGAGGAGCTCAAGGCGTGA
- a CDS encoding DUF1588 domain-containing protein, which produces MTAPGWCRVALCCLLSGALGACSFDNSVSGAGGTPGAPASPYPTTVNLVAPSLDGARARCATSKLAPPTLRRLTRQELGNAIRDVFPTIAAQWSGVDLGPDPISPLGFGNDASTLVVGEQTAREILATAKDVAALVTDSAHLTAILPCATTADDACGGTFIDTFGPSLYRRPLTADERAELVASFRSVGARAGFVLGVKWALIAMLQSPAFLYRSELGGATGRLDQYEVATELAFTYGGSTPGPDLLAKAGRGTLDTPDAVAVEARALLATQPGQDALMQFFREWSGYERVLGADRAGAAEFPTLVAPFLAEETRRFLEAVVLTGGGVKDLLTTSTTFLDSNLATFYGYGAGVTNFAAVERPAGRGVGLLAQASILASRSHYDFTSPTFRGLFVYAQLLCRQPLARPLGVPAVEDAPAADTTRQRYETQHAHGGCAACHQLFEPFGYGLEHFDAVGLYRVNENGYPLDTHAVVALDDATTLAFDGLEDLATKLAALPEVTDCVSGLLASYVFGGAGGQTCLAEDGRASLAQGQVGLRDFYLSLATAPSFAARLPR; this is translated from the coding sequence GTGACGGCGCCGGGTTGGTGCCGGGTCGCGCTCTGCTGCTTGCTGAGCGGCGCGCTCGGGGCGTGTTCGTTTGACAATTCCGTTTCAGGGGCGGGCGGAACCCCAGGCGCGCCCGCGTCGCCCTATCCGACCACCGTCAACCTCGTCGCGCCCAGCCTGGACGGCGCCCGCGCGCGCTGCGCGACCTCGAAGCTGGCCCCACCGACGTTGCGGCGGCTCACGCGTCAAGAGCTCGGGAACGCCATCCGCGACGTTTTCCCGACCATCGCCGCGCAGTGGAGCGGCGTCGACCTCGGACCCGACCCGATCTCGCCGCTGGGGTTCGGCAACGACGCCAGCACGTTGGTGGTGGGCGAACAAACCGCGCGCGAGATCCTGGCGACGGCGAAGGACGTCGCGGCGCTGGTCACCGATTCAGCGCACCTGACGGCGATCCTCCCCTGCGCCACCACGGCGGACGACGCGTGCGGCGGGACGTTCATCGACACCTTCGGGCCGTCGCTCTACCGGCGGCCGTTGACGGCCGACGAGCGCGCCGAGCTGGTGGCGTCGTTCCGCTCGGTGGGCGCGCGCGCCGGGTTCGTGCTCGGCGTGAAATGGGCGCTGATCGCCATGCTCCAGTCGCCGGCGTTCCTCTACCGCTCCGAATTGGGCGGGGCCACCGGCAGGCTGGATCAATACGAGGTCGCGACCGAGCTCGCCTTCACCTACGGCGGCAGCACACCAGGCCCCGATCTCCTGGCCAAGGCCGGCCGCGGCACGCTTGACACGCCCGACGCCGTCGCGGTCGAGGCGCGGGCGCTGCTGGCCACCCAGCCTGGTCAGGACGCGCTGATGCAGTTCTTCCGCGAGTGGTCGGGCTACGAACGCGTCCTCGGCGCCGACCGGGCTGGAGCGGCCGAGTTCCCCACGCTGGTCGCGCCCTTCCTGGCCGAGGAAACCCGGCGTTTCCTGGAGGCCGTCGTCCTCACCGGCGGCGGCGTCAAGGATCTGCTCACCACCAGCACGACCTTCCTCGATTCCAATCTCGCGACGTTCTATGGCTACGGCGCGGGCGTCACGAACTTCGCCGCCGTCGAGCGCCCCGCCGGCCGCGGCGTTGGACTCCTCGCGCAAGCGTCGATCCTGGCCAGCCGATCGCACTACGACTTCACCTCGCCGACGTTCCGCGGCCTCTTCGTGTACGCGCAGCTCCTGTGTCGACAGCCGTTGGCGCGGCCGCTGGGCGTGCCGGCGGTCGAGGACGCGCCCGCGGCCGACACCACCCGCCAGCGCTACGAGACCCAGCACGCCCACGGCGGCTGCGCCGCCTGCCACCAGCTCTTCGAACCATTCGGCTACGGGCTCGAGCACTTCGACGCCGTGGGCCTCTATCGCGTGAACGAGAACGGGTATCCGCTTGACACCCACGCCGTCGTCGCGCTCGACGACGCGACGACGCTCGCATTCGATGGCCTTGAAGATCTGGCGACGAAGCTCGCGGCCCTGCCCGAGGTCACCGACTGCGTGAGCGGCCTCCTGGCCAGCTACGTCTTCGGCGGCGCGGGCGGCCAAACCTGCCTGGCAGAGGACGGACGCGCCAGCCTCGCGCAGGGCCAGGTCGGTCTGCGCGACTTCTACCTGTCGCTGGCGACGGCGCCCAGCTTCGCCGCGCGCCTGCCCCGATGA
- a CDS encoding LCCL domain-containing protein has product MNGSGPSADAPPPGAPQAIEAGCSFSSMQIQDAPGASRLVACPPGFSTKSGLWGADVYTGDSGICRAAIHGGFISDAGGMVVVALDVDRPAYRGSARNGITSSDDGNFAKSFRLQRP; this is encoded by the coding sequence ATGAACGGGAGCGGACCGTCTGCGGACGCGCCGCCGCCCGGCGCCCCGCAAGCCATCGAGGCTGGGTGCAGCTTCAGCTCCATGCAGATCCAGGACGCGCCCGGAGCCAGCCGCCTGGTGGCTTGTCCGCCCGGCTTTTCGACGAAGAGCGGACTGTGGGGCGCCGACGTGTACACCGGCGACTCTGGAATCTGCCGCGCCGCCATTCACGGGGGTTTCATCTCCGACGCCGGTGGAATGGTGGTGGTCGCGCTGGACGTCGATCGCCCCGCCTATCGCGGCAGCGCCCGCAACGGGATCACGTCATCGGACGACGGCAACTTCGCAAAGAGCTTTCGCCTGCAGCGACCCTGA
- a CDS encoding formylglycine-generating enzyme family protein has product MSGQTVDASGAPDTIVGDDEGPASCSVPGEGLSNCGPNQESCCKSLPVVGGTYNRTFTVMAGQPMGLADPATLSTFRLDKYEVTVGRFRRFVSAWNNGAGFTPPAGSGKHTHLNGGLGLANGGAGGSNESGWIASDDNRIAPTDDNLGSCQAYATWTPSPSSQEKLPINCVNWWEAYAFCIWDGGFLPSEAEWKYAAAGGNRQLQFPWGSTDPGTENQYAIYGCCYPAGAGSCTDAWCTGAGNIAPVGTASLGAGLWGQMDLAGSFWEWNLDFYPDDTAFVDPCTDCAYLTATSTRMVKVGNFSEGPYYLPVWIRYDYDPSNREIYLGFRCARAP; this is encoded by the coding sequence ATGTCAGGGCAGACCGTCGACGCGAGTGGCGCGCCGGATACGATCGTCGGCGACGACGAGGGACCGGCCAGCTGCAGCGTGCCCGGCGAGGGGCTGAGCAATTGCGGCCCGAACCAGGAGAGCTGCTGCAAAAGCTTGCCGGTTGTCGGCGGGACCTACAACCGAACCTTCACCGTCATGGCTGGCCAGCCAATGGGACTGGCAGATCCGGCGACCCTCAGCACCTTCCGCCTGGATAAGTACGAAGTGACCGTGGGACGGTTCCGTCGCTTCGTCAGCGCGTGGAATAACGGAGCGGGCTTCACGCCGCCGGCCGGTTCTGGAAAACACACCCATCTGAATGGTGGTTTGGGCCTGGCGAACGGCGGGGCCGGGGGAAGCAACGAATCGGGGTGGATTGCCTCGGACGACAATCGCATCGCGCCGACGGATGACAACCTCGGGTCGTGCCAGGCGTACGCGACCTGGACTCCGTCTCCGTCATCCCAGGAAAAACTTCCCATCAATTGCGTGAACTGGTGGGAGGCGTACGCCTTCTGCATCTGGGACGGCGGCTTTCTGCCCAGTGAAGCAGAGTGGAAGTACGCCGCCGCGGGTGGAAACCGGCAACTGCAATTTCCTTGGGGCTCGACCGATCCGGGAACGGAAAATCAATACGCGATCTATGGTTGTTGCTACCCGGCGGGCGCCGGCAGCTGCACCGACGCGTGGTGCACGGGCGCCGGGAACATCGCGCCCGTCGGGACAGCGAGCCTGGGCGCCGGCCTCTGGGGCCAGATGGATCTGGCCGGAAGTTTTTGGGAGTGGAACTTGGATTTTTATCCCGACGACACTGCCTTCGTCGATCCTTGCACCGACTGCGCCTATTTGACCGCCACCTCCACGCGCATGGTCAAGGTCGGTAACTTCTCCGAAGGTCCCTACTACCTTCCCGTCTGGATTCGCTATGACTACGATCCGTCGAACCGAGAAATTTACCTCGGCTTTCGCTGCGCCCGCGCGCCGTGA